The region GCCGCCCGGGGACGCCCCGGGGGCGAATCCCCTTGTTGGCCCGGAAAAGGCGGACCTATACTGTCCGGCTCGCATTTTGACGGGTCACGGGAGGTGGCGCGGGTGGAGCCACTTGCAGAGCGGCTGGCGGGGATCCGCGTCCGGATGGACAGCGCAACCGAGCGATCGGGCCGCGCGCCGGGATCGGTGCGGCTCCTGGCCATCACGAAGGGCTTCCCCGCTTCGGTCGTGCGGCAGGCGCTCGAAGCCGGCCTGACCGAGCTCGGAGAGAACCGAGTCCAGGAAGCCGAGGGGAAGATCCGCGAGGTGGGGCCGGGTCCGCGGTGGCATCTCGTGGGACACCTCCAGACCAACAAGGCGCGGAAGGCCGTCGATCTCTTCGAGGAGGTCCACTCCGTGGACTCCGCGGCCCTGGCCGAGGAGCTGGCCCGCAGGGCCGAGGCGGCGGGGCGTTCGCCTCTCTGCTACGTGGAAGTGAACACTTCGGGCGAGTCCTCGAAGCACGGAGTCCCGTCCGGGGAGGCGATGGCGCTGCTCGGGCGGGTTCGCGCGCTCGATCCGCTCCGTCTCGAAGGGCTCATGACCATCGGCCCGCGGCACGGCGGCCTGGACGGCGCCCGGGCGTCGTTCCGGGCGCTCGCGAGGCTCCGCGAGGAGGCACGGGACGCCGGGCTCCTGGGCGGGGACGCCGGGCTCTCGATCGGGATGTCGGACGACTTCGAGATCGCGATCGAGGAAGGCGCCACGATCGTGCGGATCGGGAGCGCGCTCTTCGGCCCGCGCGGGACGTGAGGTTCGCGGTGCACGTGACGCCGAAGAGCCGCGCGGACGAGATCCGGGTGGACCCGTCTTCCCGGACGATCCGGGTGCGCGTGACCGCGGCCGCGGAGTCGGGGAAGGCGAACGACGCGGTGCTCGCGCTCCTTCGCGAGAAGCTGGGGCTCCGGGCGGGGGCGCTTCGCATCAAGGCCGGCGCGACCTCGCGCACGAAGTGGATCGAGGCCGACGGACTCGAGGAGAACGACCTGTGGCACAGGCTGGAAGCGGAGTGATGACGAAGAACGCACGCGCCGCCGGCGCGCGGGCCGCGGATCCGCTCGCCTCGAACCTCCCGGGCGCGATCGAAGACGCCCGCGCGTACGTCGCGGAGCGCATTCGCGTGAAGCCGGAGGTAGGGGTCATCCTCGGCACCGGGCTCGGACGCCTCTCCGACGCGATGCCGGACGCGGTGGTGGTCCCGTACCACGAGATCCCTCATTTCCCGACCGCGGGCGTGGAAAGCCACGCGGGGGAGCTCTACGCGGGAACCCTCGGAGGCCGCCCCGCGATCGTGCTGAGCGGACGCGCCCACTACTACGAAGGCTACACGATGCGCCAGGTGACCTTCCCGACGCGCGTGCTGCGTGCCCTGGGGGTCCACACGCTCGTCGTGACCAACGCGGCAGGCGGCATGAACCCCGGGTATGAAGCCGCCGACATCGCGCTCGTGACGGACCACCTCAATCTCATGGGAGACAACCCGCTCCTCGGACCCAACGAGGACTCGCTCGGGCCGCGGTTCCCGGACATGTCCGAGCCCTACGACAAGTCGCTCCAGGCGCTCGCGCGCGAGGTCGCCCTCGACGAGCGGATCCGCCTACGCGAGGGAGTCCTCGCCGCGGTGGCCGGTCCCAATCTCGAGACCCGCGCCGAGTATCGATTCTTGACGTGGGCCGGCGCCGATCTCGTGAGCATGTCCCTCGTCCCCGAAGCGATCGTCGCGGCCCACGCCGGGATGCGGCTCCTCGCGTTCGCGGTCGTCACGGACCTCTGCCTTCCCGACGCGCTCGAGCCCGCCGACATCACGAAGATCCTCGCGAACGCCGCGCAGGCGGAGCCCTTCCTCACGCGCCTCGTCACCCAGGTGCTCACGCGGCTTCCCGCGCGCGGGGAGCGCGCATGAGCGTGAAGGCCGAGCGCTTCCGTCCCCCCAGCGTGAAGCTCGACGCACCCGAGTCCGAGCGGAAGATCCTCGAGCTCTGGAAGGAGATCCGCGCGTTCGAGGAAGGACTCCGCCGCCGCGAGGGCTCGCCCCCGTTCACGTTCTACGAGGGCCCGCCCACGGCGAACGGACTCCCGGGCGTCCATCACGTGATCTCCCGGACCATCAAGGACATCGTCTGCCGCTACCGGTCGATGACGGGCCACTACGTCCCGCGCAAGGCCGGGTGGGACACGCACGGGCTTCCCGTCGAGATCGAGGTCGAGCGCCAGCTCCAGATCAGCGGCAAGGATCAGATCGAGACGTACGGGATCGCGGAGTTCAACGCGCTCTGCAAGAAGAGCGTCCTCAAGTACGAGAGCGAGTGGCGCCGGAACACCGAGCGGATCGGGTTCTGGCTCGACATGGACCATCCGTATCTCACCTTCGCGAACGAGTACATCGAGACCGTCTGGTGGCTCCTGAAGCGCATCTGGGACGGGGGGCTCCTCTACCAGGGGCACAAGATCGTCCCGTACTGCCCGCGCTGCGGAACGCCCCTCTCGAGTCACGAGGTCAGCCTGGGATATGACGACGTGACGGAGCCCTCGGTCACGGTGAAGTTCGCCCTCGAGGACGAGCCGGGATCGTACGTGCTCGCGTGGACCACCACGCCCTGGACGCTTCCGGGGAACGTCGCGCTCGCCGTGGGCGCCGACCTGGACT is a window of Candidatus Eisenbacteria bacterium DNA encoding:
- a CDS encoding YggS family pyridoxal phosphate-dependent enzyme gives rise to the protein MEPLAERLAGIRVRMDSATERSGRAPGSVRLLAITKGFPASVVRQALEAGLTELGENRVQEAEGKIREVGPGPRWHLVGHLQTNKARKAVDLFEEVHSVDSAALAEELARRAEAAGRSPLCYVEVNTSGESSKHGVPSGEAMALLGRVRALDPLRLEGLMTIGPRHGGLDGARASFRALARLREEARDAGLLGGDAGLSIGMSDDFEIAIEEGATIVRIGSALFGPRGT
- a CDS encoding DUF167 domain-containing protein, with translation MRFAVHVTPKSRADEIRVDPSSRTIRVRVTAAAESGKANDAVLALLREKLGLRAGALRIKAGATSRTKWIEADGLEENDLWHRLEAE
- a CDS encoding purine-nucleoside phosphorylase, encoding MTKNARAAGARAADPLASNLPGAIEDARAYVAERIRVKPEVGVILGTGLGRLSDAMPDAVVVPYHEIPHFPTAGVESHAGELYAGTLGGRPAIVLSGRAHYYEGYTMRQVTFPTRVLRALGVHTLVVTNAAGGMNPGYEAADIALVTDHLNLMGDNPLLGPNEDSLGPRFPDMSEPYDKSLQALAREVALDERIRLREGVLAAVAGPNLETRAEYRFLTWAGADLVSMSLVPEAIVAAHAGMRLLAFAVVTDLCLPDALEPADITKILANAAQAEPFLTRLVTQVLTRLPARGERA